The Plasmodium knowlesi strain H genome assembly, contig: PKNH_00_42, whole genome shotgun sequence genome has a segment encoding these proteins:
- a CDS encoding SICAvar, type I (fragment): NDIEGVVKEELPKLLEHMSQDGNQTAFNEYCKEDIGTSWSTDTDGEKTAKRKACKLFASGLKHISSITDDQQKGDGPLKRTTMCAALNLYADQLIDKANNQCPLDSEKLKEAIKYAFDNNNSNATKDKASSCGTDPNSCFECKWHEKHTFADCRIGTDKIEKNMSDLLDEEDKSNSNSNTTPTMDKTLEKINKIETFCTQVQCAIKQHYRNTPNGKKLKNGT, translated from the coding sequence aaTGACATAGAAGGTGTCGTTAAAGAAGAATTACCAAAACTTTTAGAACATATGTCACAGGATGGAAATCAAACGGCTTTTAACGAATACTGCAAGGAAGACATCGGTACTTCTTGGTCAACTGACACCGACGGAGAAAAAACTGCAAAGcgaaaagcttgtaagctttttgcttcaggtttaaaacacatttcttcAATTACTGACGACCAACAAAAGGGTGATGGACCCCTTAAAAGAACTacgatgtgcgcagcacttaatctttatgctgatcaattaataGACAAAGCAAATAATCAATGTCCCTTAGAtagtgaaaaattaaaagaggcAATAAAATACGCTTtcgataataataatagtaatgcCACTAAGGATAAGGCATCTTCATGCGGAACTGatcctaattcttgttttgaatgcaagtGGCATGAAAAACACACTTTTGCCGATTGCCGAATTGGCACTGacaaaatagagaagaaTATGTCCGACCTCCTCGACGAGGAAGACAAATCCAACTCCAACTCCAACACCACCCCTACCATGGACAAAACactagagaaaataaataaaatcgaaactttctgtactcaagtccaatgtgcTATCAAACAGCACTACAGGAACaccccaaatggaaaaaaacttaaaaatggaac